A genomic segment from Echeneis naucrates chromosome 20, fEcheNa1.1, whole genome shotgun sequence encodes:
- the si:ch211-217a12.1 gene encoding alanine aminotransferase 2-like, whose amino-acid sequence MSQQAMNGVPQRGKLLTLDNMNPKVKRVEYAVRGPIVQRAVQIEKELREGVKKPFTEVIKANIGDAHAMGQKPITFLRQVLALCSYPELLKDNQFPEDAKKRAQRILEACGGHSIGAYSASQGIECIRHDVAHFIEKRDGGIPSNPDNIYLSTGASDAIVTILKLLVSGEGRDRTGVMISIPQYPLYSAALAELDAVQISYYLDEDKCWSLDVKELRRALYAARQHCNPRVLCIINPGNPTGQVQSRQCIEDVIRFAKEENLFLMADEVYQDNVYAEGCQFHSFKKVLFEMGPEYSSKVEMASFHSTSKCYMGECGFRGGYMEVINMDPEVKAQLTKLVSVRLCPPVPGQALLDLVVNPPQPDEPSYATFMKERTAVLAALAEKAKLTEQIFNTVPGITCNPVQGAMYTFPRISLPQKAIDKAKEEGQVPDMFYCMKLLEEEGICLVPGSGFGQREGTFHFRMTILPPTEKLKLVLKKIKDFHLRFTKEFS is encoded by the exons GGAGTCAAGAAACCTTTCACAGAAGTCATCAAGGCAAATATAGGTGATGCCCACGCAATGGGGCAGAAGCCAATCACGTTTCTCAGACAG GTCTTGGCTCTGTGTTCTTATCCTGAACTCCTGAAAGACAATCAGTTCCCTGAGGATGCCAAGAAAAGAGCTCAGCGTATTCTGGAGGCCTGCGGAGGTCATAGTATAG GGGCCTACAGTGCCAGCCAGGGCATTGAGTGCATCCGACACGATGTGGCACATTTCATAGAGAAGAGAGACGGTGGAATTCCCTCCAACCCGGATAACATCTACCTCTCCACTGGGGCCAGTGATGCCATTGTG ACCATCCTCAAGTTGCTGGTTAGCGGTGAAGGTCGGGACCGTACAGGAGTGATGATCTCCATCCCTCAGTACCCTCTGTACTCAGCCGCCTTGGCTGAGCTGGATGCGGTGCAGATCAGTTACTACCTGGATGAGGACAAGTGTTGGAGTTTGGATGTCAAAGAGCTCAGGAGAGCCCTATATGCAGCCAGGCAGCATTGTAATCCTCGTGTCCTCTGCATCATCAACCCAGGAAACCCCACTG GTCAAGTCCAGAGCAGGCAGTGCATTGAAGATGTGATCCGATTTGCTAAAGAGGAGAATCTCTTCCTTATGGCTGATGAA GTCTACCAGGATAATGTGTATGCAGAGGGCTGCCAGTTTCACTCCTTCAAAAAGGTTTTGTTCGAGATGGGGCCAGAGTACTCCAGCAAAGTGGAGATGGCCTCCTTCCACTCCACCTCCAAATGCTACATGGGAGA GTGTGGTTTCCGTGGAGGCTACATGGAGGTGATAAACATGGACCCAGAGGTTAAGGCTCAACTCACCAAACTGGTGTCAGTGCGTTTGTGTCCCCCTGTTCCTGGACAGGCTCTTCTGGACCTGGTGGTTAACCCCCCTCAGCCTGATGAGCCCTCCTACGCCACATTTATGAAG GAGCGGACAGCAGTGTTAGCAGCTCTTGCGGAGAAAGCCAAGCTAACAGAACAGATCTTTAACACAGTACCTGGAATCACTTGTAACCCCGTCCAGGGGGCCATGTACACCTTCCCCCGCATCAGTCTACCTCAGAAGGCCATCGACAAAGCCAAG gaggagGGCCAGGTCCCAGACATGTTCTACTGTatgaagctgctggaggaggaggggatcTGTCTGGTGCCAGGCAGCGGCTTCGGCCAGAGAGAGGGAACCTTCCACTTCAG GATGACCATTTTGCCACCCACTGAGAAGCTGAAGCTTGTGCTCAAGAAGATCAAAGATTTTCACCTGCGTTTCACAAAAGAGTTTTCATAA